A region from the Lusitaniella coriacea LEGE 07157 genome encodes:
- the ruvA gene encoding Holliday junction branch migration protein RuvA: MISYLKGQAIETVKGLNNRIMLIVEVNQIGYEVQIPSRFARQVSLGTDAVMQVFTHQQMREEQPILYGFASAAERDLFRQLVSVSGIGAQLAIALIDTLGLENLVQAIVAGNVQTLSKTPGVGKKTAERIALELRTKLSQWRKLSGVKTATSAAVPSMAILEDVEMTLLALGYENEEIEQAFSTLSGDAQLLKNPNPEEWIRRAIAWLSE, from the coding sequence ATGATTAGTTATCTCAAAGGGCAAGCGATTGAAACGGTTAAAGGCTTAAACAACCGCATCATGCTGATTGTTGAGGTTAACCAAATTGGCTACGAGGTGCAAATTCCCTCCCGTTTTGCCCGACAAGTTTCCCTGGGAACCGACGCGGTGATGCAGGTGTTTACTCACCAGCAAATGCGAGAAGAACAGCCAATTTTGTATGGTTTTGCCTCCGCCGCCGAACGAGATTTATTTCGTCAGTTAGTCAGCGTGAGTGGAATTGGGGCGCAACTCGCGATCGCGCTCATTGATACCCTAGGGTTGGAAAACCTCGTACAAGCCATCGTTGCAGGCAATGTGCAAACCCTCTCGAAAACCCCCGGCGTGGGCAAAAAAACCGCCGAGCGCATTGCATTGGAACTAAGAACCAAACTCTCTCAATGGCGAAAACTCTCCGGCGTGAAAACGGCGACATCTGCGGCGGTTCCTTCAATGGCAATTCTTGAGGATGTAGAAATGACGCTATTGGCATTGGGGTATGAAAACGAGGAAATCGAGCAAGCCTTCTCTACCTTAAGCGGGGACGCGCAACTGCTCAAAAATCCCAATCCCGAAGAATGGATTCGGCGCGCGATCGCGTGGTTGAGTGAGTAA
- a CDS encoding sucrose-phosphate phosphatase, which yields MTPFLFVTDLDNTLVGDRAALETLNQRLSQHRQEFGTKIVYATGRSRFLYQQLTEEQTLLHPDALVASVGTAIYPNPNEDILDPQWVERLSPGWNRDAILAIAGKFNALSLQSDTEQGEFKASYHLTQNAAPEVLPALESALTEQGLNIQLVYSGAKDLDILPKNGNKGLALEFLQQKWGFSPERTVACGDSGNDIALFAQRTSKGIIVGNAMSELRQWYEDNRTDDLYFADAFYSGGILEGLAHFDFIS from the coding sequence GTGACACCCTTTTTATTCGTAACGGATTTAGATAATACCCTAGTTGGCGATCGCGCGGCGCTGGAAACCCTCAATCAACGCCTCTCTCAGCATCGCCAAGAGTTTGGTACAAAAATTGTTTACGCCACCGGGAGATCGCGCTTTCTCTACCAACAACTCACCGAAGAGCAAACCCTGCTACATCCCGATGCTCTCGTTGCTTCGGTAGGAACGGCAATTTATCCCAATCCCAATGAAGATATCCTCGATCCCCAATGGGTTGAAAGGCTTTCTCCCGGTTGGAATCGCGATGCAATTCTTGCCATTGCAGGCAAGTTTAACGCGCTCTCGCTCCAATCAGACACCGAGCAAGGCGAATTTAAAGCCAGCTACCATTTAACTCAAAACGCAGCCCCCGAAGTCCTTCCCGCCCTCGAATCCGCCCTCACCGAGCAAGGATTAAATATTCAATTGGTGTATAGCGGCGCGAAAGACCTGGATATCCTGCCTAAAAATGGCAATAAAGGATTAGCGTTGGAGTTTCTCCAACAAAAGTGGGGTTTTTCCCCAGAACGAACCGTGGCGTGTGGCGATTCGGGGAACGATATCGCACTGTTCGCTCAAAGAACCTCCAAAGGGATTATCGTAGGGAATGCCATGTCCGAACTGCGACAGTGGTATGAAGATAACCGAACCGACGATCTGTATTTTGCCGATGCTTTCTATTCGGGAGGAATATTGGAAGGTTTGGCGCATTTTGACTTTATTTCATGA
- a CDS encoding FKBP-type peptidyl-prolyl cis-trans isomerase, which translates to MKEVWISLTVIVACGLVLAWGLFFGGNDSQNAIAVTEISQPKATVEATVPQDAPQDVKLIAMDNQEDDKDMENTVTTDSGLQYVDLVEGTGASPEKGQTVVVHYTGTLEDGSKFDSSRDRNQPFSFKIGVGQVIKGWDEGVASMKVGGRRKLIIPSELGYGSRGAGGVIPPNATLLFDVELLDIR; encoded by the coding sequence ATGAAAGAAGTTTGGATTAGTTTGACGGTAATTGTCGCCTGTGGATTAGTGTTGGCTTGGGGTCTATTTTTTGGTGGAAACGATTCCCAAAACGCGATCGCGGTGACAGAAATTTCCCAACCCAAAGCAACCGTGGAAGCAACTGTGCCGCAAGATGCACCCCAAGACGTTAAGCTAATCGCAATGGATAATCAAGAGGACGACAAGGATATGGAAAATACGGTAACCACCGATTCAGGGCTGCAATACGTTGATTTGGTTGAAGGAACCGGAGCATCTCCCGAAAAAGGTCAAACCGTGGTGGTACATTACACGGGAACCCTTGAGGATGGCTCGAAATTCGACAGTTCGCGCGATCGCAATCAACCGTTCTCCTTTAAAATCGGAGTCGGACAAGTCATTAAAGGTTGGGACGAAGGCGTAGCTTCGATGAAAGTGGGCGGACGACGCAAGCTGATTATCCCTTCAGAATTAGGCTACGGTTCGCGCGGTGCAGGCGGTGTTATCCCTCCCAACGCAACGCTACTTTTCGATGTCGAACTCTTGGACATTCGCTAA
- a CDS encoding phasin family protein encodes MDNNNWIQQLLMVGVGTTSLVAEKLREASEQLVREGKIDSDQAKTMVDDLMTKLRSEQGNFEENMERQLRNTLRDLGVPRQSEMDELRGRIDRLERQVRDLENKHWR; translated from the coding sequence ATGGATAATAACAACTGGATTCAACAGCTTTTAATGGTTGGCGTAGGGACAACCTCTCTCGTTGCTGAAAAATTACGAGAAGCCAGCGAACAATTGGTTCGGGAAGGTAAAATTGATTCCGACCAAGCGAAAACAATGGTTGACGATCTAATGACGAAACTGCGTTCCGAACAAGGTAATTTCGAGGAAAATATGGAACGCCAACTTCGCAATACTTTGCGGGACTTAGGGGTTCCCCGTCAGTCAGAAATGGATGAATTGCGGGGACGAATCGATCGTCTGGAACGTCAAGTCCGAGATTTGGAAAATAAGCATTGGCGCTAA